GCACCTGTTGGCGTGGATTTACGTGAATATTTAGCCTTAAATGATCAATCGATTGAAATTAGTTTAACACCAAATCGTGCTGATTGCTTGAGTATTGCGGGTATTGCTCGTGAAGTTGGGGTTATCAATCAGTTAGCGGTAAATCAGTCTGAGATCACCCCAGTATTACCAACGATTTCAGATAAGATTGAAATTGAATTAAAAGCACCGCAAGCCTGTCCTCGTTATTTGCTTCGAGTAATTAAAGGCGTTAATGTAACGGTTGCATCACCATTATGGTTACAAGAAAAATTACGCCGTTGTGGTATTCGTTCTATTGATCCGGTGGTCGATATTACTAATTTAAGTTTACTAGAACTTGGGCAACCAATGCATGCATTTGATATGGCAAAAGTTGCACAACCAGTACAGGTAAGAATGGCAGAAGAAGGGGAAGAATTAGTTCTGCTTGATGGCACAACAGCAAAATTGCAAGCGAATACATTACTTATTGCAGACCAAAACGGACCGCTTGCTATCGCTGGTATTTTTGGTGGTAAAGAGAGCGGTGTCAATACTGAAACGAAAGATGTTATTTTAGAGTCTGCTTTTTTTGCACCATTAGCTATTGCTGGACGAGCTCGCCAATATGGCTTACATACTGATGCGTCTCATCGCTTTGAAAGAGGTGTTGATTTTGAATTAGCTCGTAAAGCAATGGAACGTGCAACTGCATTATTACTTGAAATTTGTGGCGGTGAAGCAGGCGAAATTGTGGAAGCAGTTAGCCCTGAGAATATGCCTAAATCTCATCGTGTTAAACTTCATCGTAAAAAATTAGATAGTTTATTAGGGCATTCTATTCCAACGGAAACGGTTACTGCTATTTTGGAACGTTTAGGTTTACAGCCTCAGTATGCTAATGATATTTGGACTGTTCAATCCCCTAGCTGGCGTTTTGATATTGAGATTGAAGAAGATCTTATTGAAGAAGTTGCCCGTATTTATGGGTACAACAATATTCCTAATAACGCACCGCTTGCACATCTGCAGATGCGTGGCGTGCCAGAAAAGATCTTAGAAATGAACCGTATTCGTACAGCATTAGTGGATAGCGGTTATCAAGAAGTGATTACTTATAGCTTTGTTGATCCTAAAATTCAAACTTTATTGCACCCTGAACAATCAGCATTAATTTTACCGAACCCAATTTCAAGTGAAATGTCTGCAATGCGAGTATCGCTATTAACGGGTTTGTTAGATGCAGTGGTTTATAATCAAAATCGCCAGCAAAATCGTGTACGTTTGTTTGAAACAGGATTACGCTTTATTCCTGATGAAAATGCAGAAAATAGTATTCGTCAAGAGAGAGTATTAGGGGCAGTTATTGTTGGAGATAAAACAAGCATGCATTGGGAGAGTAAAGGGCAGCCTGTCGATTTCTTTGATTTAAAAGGTGATTTAGAGCGCGTTTTATCACTCACCTCAGTGGCTGATAAATTACAATTTGTGGCAAAACAATTCCCTGCGTTACATCCAGGTCAATCAGCAGCTATTTTACTCGATGGTAAAGAAATTGGCTTTATCGGTACTGTTCATCCTAAAGTTGTGCAAAAACTTGGGCTATCAGGGAAACCAGTCGTATTTGAATTAGCCGTTGAAGTTATTGCCGAACGTACAATTCCTAATGCACAAGAAATTTCTCGTTTTCCTGCAAATAAACGTGATATTGCGATTGTTCTTGAGCAAACTATACCAGCGAATGATATCTTAGAAGTTTGTCGTCAGGCGGGAGGTAAGCGATTAGTGGGCGTAAATTTATTTGATGTCTATCAAGGTACTAATTTAGCTGACGGCAAGAAAAGTTTAGCAATTAGTTTAACGATTCAAGATACAGAAAAAACCCTTGAAGAAGATGAAATTAATGCAGTAATTCAAGCTGTATTAACTGAGCTTGAACAACGTTTTAATGCTTATCTAAGAGATTAGATTAAGGACTTTATTATGGCACTTACCAAAATTGATATCGCAGAAAACCTCGTTGAACGATGTGGGTTGGATAAACGTGTTGCAAAACAATTGGTTGAGCAATTTTTTGAGGAAATCCAATTAAGCCTGGAAAAAGGTGAAGAAGTAAAATTATCGGGATTTGGTAATTTTCTAGTTCGAGATAAAAAAGCTCGCCCGGGACGTAATCCAAAAACAGGTGAAGATGTTGCCGTTTCTGCTCGCCGAGTTGTTACTTTTAAACCAGGCCAAAAACTACGAGAACGAGTTGAAGATTTAAAGGTAAAAGCCTAATAAATAAAGGCATTCAGTTTTTGTAAGTGAATGCCTTTTGTTTTAGTAAGGATTAATATGTGCATAAATAAAATTGCCTCATCTCTATTTATTACAGCAATTATTTTTAGTTTAACAGCGTGTAGTAGTTCTCCGTCAGTTAAGGAGGATAAACGAGGTCATTCAACGATTTATCAGAAGAGCCATCAGGGGAAGATTTTTGATCCTATTTTTGCAATTAGTAGTTTAAGTGAACAAAAATCTCGTTGGAAAGGAACCCGTTATCGTTTAGGTGGAACGAGCCGTCAAGGGGTAGATTGCTCTGGTTTTGTACAAGTTACTTTTCGTGAATTATTTGGTATTTCATTACCGAGAATGACGATTGATCAAGCAAGAGAAGGAAAAAAAATCGCAAAATCAGAACTACAAGCAGGCGATTTAGTCTTTTTTAAAACAGGGAGAGGACCAAATGGCAAGCACGTTGGTATCTATGTAAAAAATGGGCAGTTTCTCCACGCTTCAACTAAGGGCGGTGTAATTTATTCTAGCTTAGATGCACCTTATTGGGCTAAGACATTTTGGCAAGCTCGCCGTTTGTAAATTGTGCAGAATATGATTTTTATCAAAGAAATTAATATTAGATATCAGTTTGTTAAGTTTTAATTTGCAATCTTGACTAAATTGACATAGAATTACTCACATAAAACGATAAAAGTTGTGTTCAGCAACTAATTTCATAAATTTGCTTTCCGAGTGGCCCCTAATTTAGGGGCTTTTTTTATTACTTATAAGCAATAAACTTTTGGTTTGTTTGGATATAACGGTTAGTTAGCAATAAACTGGTTGCTTTGTTGAATGAGATGTAAAAATAATGCGAGAGGCGGACGAGTATGAATTTCTCTAGTATTTTCAACATTGTAATGGATAAAATCGCCTTTGCGATCAATATGATACTGTTCGCCATTAGATAAAATCGCAACATTCCAATAATAGTTTGAGGAAAGCAACCATTTTCGACTATTTTCTTTGGTAAGGTTAATTCCTTGAGAATAGGTTTCAACGGGTGAATTTAGCCCAAAAAATTGCGGTAATAATGTTGGAGTAATATCTAAATGACTTGATAACCCAGTATAAATACCTTGCTCCTGTTGCCAATAGAGTATCATTGGAATATTCGTTTTAGCCATTGCAAATATATTGTCGGAAACTACCGCTTGCCCAATATCAGCTGTGATAAGAATTAGGGTATTTTTAGTTAACCCTTGATGCTCAAGGCTTTGCCAAATAATATCAAATTGCTGGTCTAGCGACTGGGGAGATTGCTCTAGGCTTAAATCAAGGTAACTGAAAAAAGGCTCTGCTGAGTGATCATTCAGCCATTGTTGCCATTGCTGAATGGTTGTTTGATTATCTTGTGCCGTAGGCAATTTAAAATTGGCGAAAAGTGCTTGCTGGTAGATAGGCTTAGCAAATCCATTATGGGAAAATAACCCAAATTGATAGTTTAGCTGTTGTAAACGAGAAATGAGTACCGATTGTTTTTTTTCACTTAGGATCGCATCAACATAGCGACCACTTAATCCGTAGAATAGGCTTGAAATACCTGCACTTGCCGTATCTCCTCCAGTATAATGATGTTTGAAGTAACGAGATTGTTTGCTGACTTGATATAATGTCGGCATCATTTTTTCATTGATCATCTCATTGCTTAACCCTGATAGATTGATAAAAAGCAGGTTGGTTTTATGAGGCGTTTTATCAAATTTTAGTGATGTTTTAGGGTAATTGAGAAAAAAAGTGTCTAATCGACCGCTTGTTTCGATTGTTTGCTCTAAGTCTGCACGGTTAATCAAATGATGTTTTTCTAAAAAAGTACGAGCTGTCATTGGGTATGAAAGAGGATAATTCGCTTTTTGTGCTGTGATTGGGCGGTAAATCATCATATCCGCCCACGCATATAGCAGATGCGTTGCAGTAAAACAGGTAAGGAAAAATAGAGCGACATATTTTCCCCAGCGTTGGCGATTAAAACTGCGTAATTTATTCCAGCACCAGCGAGAATAAAGCATTTCGGCTAATAAAATAATTGGCATTGGAACAAATAGTAATTGCCATTGGTGAGAAAGCTCGCTTTCATCAGGATTTACTAATAGATCCCACACTAATGGTGATAAATGTAAATAGAATTGCTTAAAGACCTCGGTATCAACGAGTAATGTGGTTAAGCCAATGGTTGAGAAAATAACAGAAATCCCTCTAAATGCACGGTTATTTCGAATAATAAAGCTAAGAGGGAATAAAATAAGTAGATAAAGTGCGAAGACAACAAAACTAAAATGCCCAAATAGGCTAACAAAGAAGTAGAGTTTTCCTGCTAGCGTATTTGGCCAATCAGCATTGAGGGCATAGCGAGAAGTAATCAATAATGCTAAGAGAATGTTAAATAGTGCGAACCAATGCCCCCAAGCAATTCGTTGAGAAGTTTCTTCACGATATTGGCGTGAATTAGTTGGAAATAAGCGTAGAAGCTGGTTCAGCATAATATTTTATAAGATTAATTGGGCTTTAATTCATTTTTCTGTAATGAATTTTTTAGTGCCGAGCAAAAAGTATCCGCTAACAATTGCTGTTGGGCTGGATTTTGAATATTGGTACTCAAAATATTTGTTACCATATTGCCTAATGCCATAAGGGAGAGATCCACAGGGGCTTTATGTTTTTCAAGGGTAATAATTAAATCATTGAGTAGAGCATCTAGTTGTTTATCTTGGTATTTTGATTGGATTGCCATAAGGATTAAACGTTAAAATTAAATAGGCTGAATTCTATCATAAATTAAAAGAATACAAGCGGTTAGTTACTAAAGATTTTTTGCAATTAATAAACTAATGTTTATTTAATTGCAATCATTGAGCCAAAATTGAAACATTGAAACCAAAGCTCTACATTGTGAAAGCCAATCTCTTTTAAACGTGCTTTGTGGGCTGAAATACTATCAATTAGCATTACATTTTCTAATGAGGTACGTTTTTGACTTACCTCTAATTCACTATATCCGTTGGCTCGTTTAAAGGTATGATGAAGGTCAATCAATAGCTCATTCATTTCGTACTCATCAAATTTAAATTTTTCAGAAATGACTAATATTCCGTTTGGGTTTAGCCCTTGATAGATTTTCTCCAACAAAGCAAAGCGGTCAGCTGGCGGCAAAAATTGCAATGTAAAATTTAGGACAACCATTGACGCATTTTGAATTTGTGTTTGGCGAATATCCTCGCATAAAATTTCAACAGGTATAGCGGAGTGATAAGCATTTAGATGGTGGCGGCATCGTTCGATCATTGGCTCGGAATTATCAACACCAATAATTTTTGCGTTTTTATCAGCAATGTTACGGCGGATAGATAAAATACCTGCACCTCGAGAACAACCTAAATCATAGACGTTAGAGTTATCTGTAACAAAGCGATTAGCAAGCATTCCAATTGCAGTAATAATATTGGAATAACCAGGTACTGAACGTTGAATCATATCAGGAAATACTTCTGCAACGGCTTCATCAAAGGTAAAATCACCCAATTTTTCGATTGGGGCAGAAAAAAGCGTATCTTTCATTGATTAATTTTCTCGTTTTACAATAAATTCTGCAAGTTGTTGCAAAATTAGGGTATCAAAAGGTAATTGAGTAAGGGAATTTAACGCAGATTTTAATAAATCATTAGCTTTTTGCTGTGCTTTCTCTAGTCCAAGTAATTTAGGATAAGTACTTTTATTTAGTGCATTATCTGCTCCAACAACTTTCCCAATTTTATCGGATTGCCCGATGACATCTAAAATATCATCTTGAACTTGGAATGCTAGACCAATTGCTTTTGCATATTGCTCAAGGTGAAAT
This portion of the Vespertiliibacter pulmonis genome encodes:
- a CDS encoding YejL family protein, which encodes MAIQSKYQDKQLDALLNDLIITLEKHKAPVDLSLMALGNMVTNILSTNIQNPAQQQLLADTFCSALKNSLQKNELKPN
- the cmoA gene encoding carboxy-S-adenosyl-L-methionine synthase CmoA, which encodes MKDTLFSAPIEKLGDFTFDEAVAEVFPDMIQRSVPGYSNIITAIGMLANRFVTDNSNVYDLGCSRGAGILSIRRNIADKNAKIIGVDNSEPMIERCRHHLNAYHSAIPVEILCEDIRQTQIQNASMVVLNFTLQFLPPADRFALLEKIYQGLNPNGILVISEKFKFDEYEMNELLIDLHHTFKRANGYSELEVSQKRTSLENVMLIDSISAHKARLKEIGFHNVELWFQCFNFGSMIAIK
- a CDS encoding DUF3413 domain-containing protein — protein: MLNQLLRLFPTNSRQYREETSQRIAWGHWFALFNILLALLITSRYALNADWPNTLAGKLYFFVSLFGHFSFVVFALYLLILFPLSFIIRNNRAFRGISVIFSTIGLTTLLVDTEVFKQFYLHLSPLVWDLLVNPDESELSHQWQLLFVPMPIILLAEMLYSRWCWNKLRSFNRQRWGKYVALFFLTCFTATHLLYAWADMMIYRPITAQKANYPLSYPMTARTFLEKHHLINRADLEQTIETSGRLDTFFLNYPKTSLKFDKTPHKTNLLFINLSGLSNEMINEKMMPTLYQVSKQSRYFKHHYTGGDTASAGISSLFYGLSGRYVDAILSEKKQSVLISRLQQLNYQFGLFSHNGFAKPIYQQALFANFKLPTAQDNQTTIQQWQQWLNDHSAEPFFSYLDLSLEQSPQSLDQQFDIIWQSLEHQGLTKNTLILITADIGQAVVSDNIFAMAKTNIPMILYWQQEQGIYTGLSSHLDITPTLLPQFFGLNSPVETYSQGINLTKENSRKWLLSSNYYWNVAILSNGEQYHIDRKGDFIHYNVENTREIHTRPPLALFLHLIQQSNQFIAN
- a CDS encoding NlpC/P60 family protein, whose translation is MCINKIASSLFITAIIFSLTACSSSPSVKEDKRGHSTIYQKSHQGKIFDPIFAISSLSEQKSRWKGTRYRLGGTSRQGVDCSGFVQVTFRELFGISLPRMTIDQAREGKKIAKSELQAGDLVFFKTGRGPNGKHVGIYVKNGQFLHASTKGGVIYSSLDAPYWAKTFWQARRL
- a CDS encoding integration host factor subunit alpha, with translation MALTKIDIAENLVERCGLDKRVAKQLVEQFFEEIQLSLEKGEEVKLSGFGNFLVRDKKARPGRNPKTGEDVAVSARRVVTFKPGQKLRERVEDLKVKA
- the pheT gene encoding phenylalanine--tRNA ligase subunit beta, which translates into the protein MKFSESWLREWVNPAISTEQLCDQITMLGLEVDGVEAVAGEFSGVVVGEVVECSQHPDADKLRVTKVNVGGDRLLDIVCGAPNCRQGLKVACAVEGAVLPGNFKIKKTKLRGQPSEGMLCSFSELGIKDDQNGIIELPQNAPVGVDLREYLALNDQSIEISLTPNRADCLSIAGIAREVGVINQLAVNQSEITPVLPTISDKIEIELKAPQACPRYLLRVIKGVNVTVASPLWLQEKLRRCGIRSIDPVVDITNLSLLELGQPMHAFDMAKVAQPVQVRMAEEGEELVLLDGTTAKLQANTLLIADQNGPLAIAGIFGGKESGVNTETKDVILESAFFAPLAIAGRARQYGLHTDASHRFERGVDFELARKAMERATALLLEICGGEAGEIVEAVSPENMPKSHRVKLHRKKLDSLLGHSIPTETVTAILERLGLQPQYANDIWTVQSPSWRFDIEIEEDLIEEVARIYGYNNIPNNAPLAHLQMRGVPEKILEMNRIRTALVDSGYQEVITYSFVDPKIQTLLHPEQSALILPNPISSEMSAMRVSLLTGLLDAVVYNQNRQQNRVRLFETGLRFIPDENAENSIRQERVLGAVIVGDKTSMHWESKGQPVDFFDLKGDLERVLSLTSVADKLQFVAKQFPALHPGQSAAILLDGKEIGFIGTVHPKVVQKLGLSGKPVVFELAVEVIAERTIPNAQEISRFPANKRDIAIVLEQTIPANDILEVCRQAGGKRLVGVNLFDVYQGTNLADGKKSLAISLTIQDTEKTLEEDEINAVIQAVLTELEQRFNAYLRD